From Thermogladius calderae 1633, a single genomic window includes:
- a CDS encoding ABC transporter permease produces the protein MRPRAVEVVVWKELLDLWRDKKTLFAAILLPVVSMPLIGLTVLLLSTQQPVNVAIVDMDNTTYSNPTLNVTVSSEWLVGNLTRALAATGCNVHAYTYEPGNLTLYDLVVVVPKWFSRNATSLTEQARVEIIRKASVQPALNAENTVLSTLSQFSRNLSEVKVGQLALMSGLGPGSFSVDSILQPVVAGPIIVITPSGAPASPLEQIKPFIAKVLILGLIFVVSPASMYVVDGIVGERERKTIELLLATPLGVSEVITGKLIAASILGLVSSLSDVASLMVYMYLIALSVGGFFWLVIDLKLVLLHAVTAFFTILVTVAIATPFVTRTQGVRSASNIATMVNMIGMALFFSGFMIDYPKIEPSILYPLMVLPYTHSILVIQDYVYGMVYYSMLHLAVLVAVSILLLYVGVKSVSPEKILLAK, from the coding sequence ATGAGGCCTAGGGCCGTGGAGGTCGTGGTGTGGAAGGAGTTGCTGGACCTGTGGCGGGACAAGAAGACGTTGTTCGCAGCAATTCTACTCCCCGTCGTGTCGATGCCCCTTATAGGGCTCACAGTCCTCTTACTGTCGACACAGCAGCCCGTTAACGTCGCCATAGTGGACATGGACAACACTACGTACAGCAACCCCACTCTCAACGTAACCGTGTCCTCCGAGTGGCTGGTGGGCAACTTGACGCGGGCGCTCGCCGCCACTGGATGCAACGTCCACGCATACACGTATGAGCCGGGCAACCTGACGTTATACGACCTGGTAGTCGTAGTACCGAAGTGGTTCTCGCGTAACGCGACCAGCCTCACGGAGCAGGCGAGAGTAGAGATAATAAGGAAGGCCAGTGTACAGCCGGCTCTCAACGCGGAGAACACGGTGCTCTCCACCCTCTCCCAGTTCTCGAGGAACCTCTCGGAGGTCAAGGTCGGGCAGCTCGCCCTGATGTCCGGGCTCGGGCCTGGATCCTTCAGCGTGGACTCCATACTTCAACCCGTCGTGGCGGGCCCCATAATAGTCATCACCCCCTCGGGAGCCCCAGCCTCGCCGTTAGAGCAGATCAAGCCCTTCATCGCCAAGGTCTTGATACTCGGCCTCATCTTCGTCGTGTCCCCAGCCTCCATGTACGTGGTAGACGGTATCGTGGGGGAGAGGGAGAGGAAGACCATTGAGTTGCTGCTGGCTACACCGCTGGGCGTCTCGGAGGTCATCACAGGGAAGCTGATAGCAGCGTCTATACTCGGACTAGTGTCGAGCCTCTCGGACGTGGCGAGCCTAATGGTCTACATGTACTTGATAGCCCTCTCCGTCGGCGGCTTCTTCTGGCTTGTCATAGACCTAAAGCTGGTGCTCCTCCACGCTGTTACGGCTTTCTTCACGATCCTCGTAACGGTGGCTATCGCGACCCCGTTCGTGACCAGGACCCAGGGGGTTAGGAGCGCGAGCAACATCGCGACCATGGTCAACATGATCGGCATGGCGCTGTTCTTCTCGGGCTTCATGATCGACTACCCCAAGATCGAGCCGAGCATCCTGTACCCGTTGATGGTACTACCCTACACGCACTCGATACTGGTGATACAGGACTACGTGTACGGAATGGTCTACTACTCCATGCTACACCTGGCAGTGCTGGTAGCGGTCAGCATACTACTCCTGTACGTGGGCGTCAAGAGCGTGAGCCCCGAGAAGATCCTCTTAGCTAAATAG
- a CDS encoding ABC transporter ATP-binding protein — protein sequence MAVAVRVEHLRKAFGRVVAVEDVTLEVYEGEIFGLIGPNGAGKTTTLRMIAGLVKPDSGMVSIMGLDPFKESGEAKRVLGYLPEEADVYTRLTGLEHLKFYASIYGGDVDETVRYGATVSGLGGDLYKKAGEYSKGMKRRLLLSLVLMRKPKVALLDEPTSGLDVYSSIKVRDLIKGFARENKSTIILSSHNMLEVEYVCDRVAFINKGRVVEVGSPSDLKRKYGASNLEEVFVRATGG from the coding sequence TTGGCCGTAGCCGTCAGAGTGGAGCACCTGCGGAAGGCTTTCGGCAGGGTGGTGGCCGTCGAGGACGTGACCCTCGAGGTTTACGAGGGCGAGATCTTCGGCCTCATAGGGCCCAACGGGGCGGGGAAGACCACTACGCTCAGGATGATCGCCGGGCTCGTCAAGCCGGACAGCGGGATGGTCTCCATAATGGGTCTAGACCCGTTCAAGGAGTCGGGCGAGGCAAAGAGAGTCCTCGGCTACCTCCCGGAGGAGGCGGACGTTTACACCCGGCTGACCGGTCTAGAGCACTTGAAGTTCTACGCGAGCATCTACGGGGGTGACGTAGACGAGACCGTGAGGTACGGTGCTACTGTGAGCGGCCTGGGCGGAGACCTCTACAAGAAGGCCGGGGAGTACAGTAAGGGGATGAAGAGGAGGCTACTGCTCAGCCTCGTCTTGATGAGGAAACCGAAAGTAGCCCTCCTAGACGAGCCCACGAGCGGGCTCGACGTCTACTCCAGCATTAAGGTAAGGGACTTGATAAAGGGCTTCGCTAGGGAGAACAAGTCGACTATAATCCTCAGCAGCCACAACATGCTCGAGGTCGAGTACGTGTGTGACAGGGTGGCGTTCATCAACAAGGGCCGCGTCGTAGAGGTGGGCAGCCCGTCGGACTTGAAGAGGAAATACGGCGCCAGCAACCTCGAGGAGGTCTTCGTGAGGGCGACGGGTGGTTGA
- a CDS encoding thiamine-phosphate synthase family protein, translating into MIIHDIASKKILPHLRGLLIHELHRRNISQHRISKLLGVSQPLVNKYLSKPYTGYKEKLVAMGFSEDEILYVVNNLASYLEKGDVLRFVIVSNYYVNELATRYACRHLYWLREFCVKGSLVDPFIDEYKDFVNKLLSKPMLYKLIPEVGTNIAYAPREAVDLGEVIALTGRIVRLDGEVAYAGEPMYGASRHLARILVLARKYNRGKRVVMNLANLPWISELSARMGLKVVETGPHDSQDSFWRAVGEAVAQKPDVIVDQGGKGLEPNIYLLARDFVELENVLDYILQHGVV; encoded by the coding sequence ATGATAATACATGACATCGCTAGTAAGAAGATCCTCCCCCACCTAAGGGGGCTCTTAATCCACGAGCTACACCGGAGGAACATTAGCCAGCACAGGATATCCAAGCTCCTCGGCGTCTCCCAGCCCCTGGTAAACAAGTACTTGAGCAAGCCCTACACAGGGTACAAGGAGAAGCTCGTCGCAATGGGGTTCTCCGAGGACGAGATCCTCTACGTGGTCAACAACCTCGCCTCGTACCTCGAGAAGGGCGACGTCCTCAGGTTCGTGATAGTCTCCAACTACTACGTCAACGAGTTGGCGACGAGGTACGCCTGCCGGCACTTGTACTGGCTGAGGGAGTTCTGCGTGAAGGGCTCGCTAGTGGACCCGTTCATCGACGAGTACAAGGACTTCGTCAACAAGCTGTTGTCGAAGCCGATGCTCTACAAGCTGATACCCGAAGTAGGCACGAACATAGCCTACGCACCCCGCGAGGCAGTAGACCTAGGCGAGGTGATCGCCCTCACGGGGAGGATAGTGAGGCTGGACGGCGAGGTGGCTTACGCGGGCGAGCCAATGTACGGTGCTAGTAGGCACCTGGCTAGAATACTCGTGCTAGCCCGGAAGTACAACAGAGGGAAGAGGGTCGTGATGAACTTGGCGAACCTTCCTTGGATAAGCGAGCTCTCGGCCAGGATGGGCCTGAAGGTCGTCGAGACGGGCCCGCACGACAGCCAGGACTCCTTCTGGAGAGCGGTCGGAGAGGCCGTCGCCCAGAAGCCGGACGTTATCGTGGATCAGGGCGGTAAAGGGCTCGAACCCAACATCTACCTGTTAGCACGCGACTTCGTGGAGCTTGAGAACGTGCTGGACTACATACTGCAACACGGCGTGGTCTGA
- a CDS encoding ketopantoate reductase family protein, with translation MPAYAKYCIVGGGAVGSVLAFYLSRGDPGQEVAVFYRRSESVKAVEKAGGVIVEFGGSTSLVRVRPLLYTETGVECDYVINAVKAVDVPSTLDLMRAVSRLARLILMVQNGFGSLELAEEAFPDKCVAGGVVYFGAERVREDYVKHTGGNSVVVGSRRGWCEGLDELAESLRRGGCDVKVVDNIDFYRWLKLGLNSVVNPLTAIARARNKVVLLEEARSLVEMILSEVVEAARLHGVSLDKEKLLRHVLNGAQATGENYSSMAQDLMKGRKTEVDYINGFVARTLESAGWNISVNKVITLLIHMIEGWHEQEGHS, from the coding sequence ATGCCGGCCTACGCCAAGTACTGTATCGTGGGAGGGGGTGCTGTAGGGTCCGTTCTAGCCTTCTACCTGTCGAGAGGAGACCCGGGCCAGGAGGTCGCCGTCTTCTACAGGAGGAGCGAGTCTGTGAAGGCCGTCGAGAAGGCTGGTGGAGTGATCGTAGAGTTCGGGGGTAGTACGAGCCTAGTACGTGTAAGGCCCCTCCTCTACACTGAGACCGGGGTGGAGTGCGACTACGTTATAAACGCCGTGAAGGCCGTCGACGTCCCCTCCACGCTGGACTTGATGAGGGCTGTATCAAGGTTAGCCCGCTTAATCCTAATGGTGCAGAACGGGTTCGGGAGCCTCGAGCTAGCCGAGGAGGCCTTCCCAGACAAGTGCGTGGCGGGCGGCGTCGTCTACTTCGGCGCTGAGAGGGTCAGAGAAGACTACGTGAAGCACACGGGAGGCAACTCCGTTGTCGTCGGCTCGAGGAGAGGTTGGTGCGAGGGCCTCGACGAGCTGGCCGAGTCCCTCAGGAGAGGCGGCTGCGACGTCAAGGTGGTGGACAACATAGACTTCTACAGGTGGCTCAAGCTCGGCTTGAACAGTGTCGTGAACCCTTTGACGGCGATCGCCCGCGCCAGGAACAAGGTCGTGTTACTAGAGGAGGCGAGGTCCCTGGTGGAGATGATACTGAGCGAGGTCGTAGAAGCAGCGAGGCTCCACGGCGTCTCGCTAGACAAAGAGAAGCTCCTTAGACACGTCCTCAATGGGGCTCAGGCGACAGGGGAGAACTACTCGAGTATGGCGCAGGACTTGATGAAGGGGAGGAAGACCGAGGTAGACTACATTAACGGGTTCGTGGCGAGGACTCTAGAGTCTGCTGGTTGGAATATAAGCGTGAACAAGGTTATCACACTACTAATACACATGATCGAGGGATGGCATGAGCAAGAAGGTCACAGTTAG
- the panB gene encoding 3-methyl-2-oxobutanoate hydroxymethyltransferase: protein MSKKVTVRDIIKKKGAEKIAAITAYDYTTTKIVDQAGVDIILVGDSVGMVVHGLPSTIPVSMEMMLLHVESAARAKPRALLVGDMPFLSYEASVEDAVYNAGLMLKKGAEAVKIEGGAEMADVIKAMVKAGIPVMGHIGLTPQRYLLLGGYKRRGVKASEVEKIVEDAKEIEKAGVFAIVIEFTAADVAAEVTKQVSVPTICIGSGWMCDGQILVLHDVLGLSESTPPFAKKYADLRGAILSAVSEYVREVKAGLFPGKEHSFFSDAYNRGSE, encoded by the coding sequence ATGAGCAAGAAGGTCACAGTTAGAGACATTATAAAGAAGAAGGGCGCAGAGAAAATAGCCGCCATAACAGCCTACGACTACACCACGACGAAGATCGTAGACCAGGCAGGGGTCGACATCATCCTTGTAGGAGACAGTGTTGGCATGGTCGTACACGGCCTACCCTCTACTATCCCGGTGTCGATGGAAATGATGCTGCTTCACGTGGAGAGCGCCGCGAGGGCTAAGCCGAGGGCGCTACTAGTGGGCGACATGCCCTTCCTGAGCTACGAGGCGAGCGTCGAGGACGCTGTCTACAACGCTGGCCTGATGCTCAAGAAGGGGGCCGAGGCCGTCAAGATCGAGGGGGGTGCGGAGATGGCTGACGTCATAAAGGCCATGGTCAAGGCTGGTATCCCTGTCATGGGCCACATAGGGCTGACACCCCAGAGGTACCTGCTCCTCGGGGGCTACAAGAGGAGGGGCGTGAAGGCGTCTGAGGTAGAGAAGATCGTCGAGGACGCGAAGGAGATAGAGAAGGCCGGGGTCTTCGCGATAGTCATAGAGTTCACTGCCGCCGACGTAGCCGCGGAGGTCACTAAGCAGGTCTCTGTGCCGACTATATGCATAGGCAGCGGCTGGATGTGCGACGGGCAGATACTAGTCCTCCACGACGTGCTCGGCTTATCGGAGTCGACTCCCCCGTTCGCCAAGAAGTACGCCGACCTGAGGGGGGCCATCCTGAGTGCCGTGTCCGAGTACGTGCGGGAGGTGAAGGCCGGCCTGTTCCCCGGGAAGGAGCACTCGTTTTTCTCGGACGCTTATAATCGAGGAAGCGAGTAG
- a CDS encoding alkaline phosphatase family protein, translated as MGLKYKLLYLVIDGASDRLSDPVTTLEASHKPYLDKLAKYGVCGLMYTVGRGIAPESDEAVISLLGYDPHEVYTGRGPIEAVGAGMSFKDGYEIAFRSNFATIDTSTRQIVDRRVGRSLTSEEARMLAGQLDGMELGVHDGYVRVKATIGHRAVVIIGSRSRRLSPMVSNNDPAYVRKGLISVAVKDFQPYIARVEPLEDTPEARITAELANAFVEKAIEVLDKHPVNEERRRRGLPPANAILLRDAGGSLPRAQPLTEKYKCRFAVLAEMPVEVGIGRIFGAETVVLDPPSGNPRRDYEERFEATMKALSNNEIVYVHLKGPDEPGHDGDFELKKRRIEEIDKYYVSLLVENRPSRLAVIVTADHSTPPSVRAHTDDPVPVVFNAEGVAPDDVDAFTERKCARGRLGVYEHGWQLLPDIYSRFLV; from the coding sequence ATGGGCTTGAAGTACAAGCTACTCTACCTCGTAATCGACGGGGCCTCGGACAGGTTGAGCGACCCCGTCACCACGCTGGAGGCATCCCACAAACCCTACCTGGACAAGCTCGCGAAGTACGGGGTCTGCGGCCTCATGTACACAGTGGGTAGGGGTATAGCGCCGGAGAGCGACGAGGCGGTGATATCGCTACTGGGCTACGACCCCCACGAGGTGTACACTGGGAGGGGGCCTATAGAGGCTGTTGGCGCTGGCATGTCCTTCAAGGACGGCTACGAGATCGCCTTCAGGTCGAACTTCGCCACTATAGATACCTCTACCAGGCAGATAGTAGACAGGAGGGTGGGCAGGAGCCTCACGAGTGAGGAGGCCAGGATGCTGGCCGGGCAACTGGACGGCATGGAGCTGGGGGTGCACGACGGCTACGTGAGGGTCAAGGCTACCATCGGGCACAGAGCAGTGGTGATAATCGGGAGCCGATCCCGCAGGCTCTCCCCCATGGTGAGCAACAACGACCCGGCTTACGTGAGGAAGGGGCTGATAAGCGTAGCAGTGAAGGACTTTCAGCCGTACATAGCTAGGGTAGAGCCTCTCGAGGACACACCCGAGGCTAGGATAACCGCCGAGCTCGCGAACGCGTTTGTGGAGAAGGCCATCGAGGTCCTAGACAAACACCCGGTGAACGAGGAGAGGCGGAGGAGGGGTCTACCCCCGGCCAACGCGATCCTCCTCAGAGACGCGGGAGGGTCGTTACCGAGAGCGCAACCCCTGACGGAGAAGTACAAGTGCAGGTTCGCAGTCCTAGCAGAGATGCCCGTCGAGGTCGGCATAGGCAGGATATTCGGCGCCGAGACAGTAGTCCTCGACCCCCCGAGCGGGAACCCGAGAAGGGACTACGAGGAGAGGTTCGAGGCCACTATGAAGGCGCTCAGCAACAACGAGATCGTCTACGTCCACCTCAAGGGCCCGGACGAGCCCGGGCACGACGGTGACTTCGAGCTGAAGAAGAGGAGGATCGAGGAGATAGACAAGTACTACGTGAGCCTCCTGGTCGAGAACAGGCCTAGCAGGCTCGCCGTGATAGTGACAGCCGACCACTCCACCCCGCCTAGCGTGAGGGCGCACACCGACGACCCAGTCCCCGTCGTCTTCAACGCGGAGGGCGTCGCGCCAGACGACGTGGACGCCTTCACGGAGAGGAAGTGCGCCAGGGGGAGGCTGGGGGTCTACGAGCACGGGTGGCAGCTACTCCCAGACATCTACTCCAGGTTCTTGGTGTAG
- a CDS encoding pantoate kinase, which translates to MGKARVFARVPLHVSGFWAPVKGPDAQHTGSLGAGLVLDLWVVARPSSSGCYIEANGVRALEGHARRICGLEGFNLGVSASSPVGLGKGFALSSALSLSLSTLISVALGRGVSERSTWSAHVAEVEHSTGLGDVMAQFHGGLVVRTRPGPPGVGEAVVVRGLKPALVVAELPGSEPTPAVLSRMGPWARELVDKAVERLLETRDVALFFELSRSFTRRLFDYSRVEDLLAGVRGVAGFYLKKSALVVWVEREWSHDLASLLKGRGLNTFETTVSDEGVGLVHSTEPPEAGEPADKGEAGRRL; encoded by the coding sequence TTGGGCAAGGCGAGAGTTTTTGCCCGCGTACCCCTCCACGTCTCCGGCTTCTGGGCCCCGGTCAAAGGCCCCGACGCCCAGCACACGGGTAGTTTAGGGGCCGGGCTCGTCCTAGACCTCTGGGTAGTCGCTAGGCCCTCTAGTAGTGGTTGCTATATCGAGGCCAACGGGGTGAGGGCGCTAGAGGGCCACGCCCGCAGGATCTGCGGGCTGGAGGGCTTCAACTTAGGCGTATCCGCGTCGTCTCCTGTAGGCCTAGGTAAAGGCTTCGCCCTGTCTAGCGCCCTGTCGCTCTCCCTCAGCACCCTGATCTCGGTGGCTCTGGGCAGAGGAGTCTCCGAGAGGTCGACGTGGAGCGCCCACGTAGCAGAGGTAGAGCACAGTACGGGTCTTGGGGACGTAATGGCCCAGTTCCACGGGGGCCTGGTTGTCAGGACCAGGCCCGGACCCCCGGGCGTCGGGGAAGCCGTGGTTGTGAGGGGTCTCAAGCCCGCGCTCGTAGTCGCCGAGCTGCCGGGGTCTGAGCCCACGCCGGCGGTTCTCTCCAGGATGGGCCCGTGGGCCCGGGAACTAGTCGATAAAGCCGTGGAGAGGCTCTTGGAGACCCGCGACGTCGCCCTCTTCTTCGAGCTGTCGAGGTCCTTCACGAGGAGGCTTTTCGACTACAGTAGGGTGGAAGACCTGCTCGCTGGCGTTAGGGGGGTGGCGGGGTTCTACTTGAAGAAGAGCGCCCTCGTGGTCTGGGTTGAGAGGGAGTGGAGCCACGACCTTGCCTCTTTATTAAAGGGTCGTGGGCTAAACACGTTTGAGACAACGGTGTCGGACGAAGGTGTCGGGCTTGTACATTCCACCGAGCCACCCGAGGCGGGAGAGCCTGCTGATAAGGGAGAGGCTGGTCGAAGGCTTTAA
- a CDS encoding 4-phosphopantoate--beta-alanine ligase, producing the protein MYIPPSHPRRESLLIRERLVEGFKRGYVVPEGLIAHGRGECFDYLIGEETREFARKAIRAAAAALLLAKHPVISVNGNTAALVAEHVVRLAEEVLARIEVNLFYRTREREELIAGVLREAGAREVLGVGEDASATIPELFSERRRVSPRGILVADVVLVPLEDGDRTEALRRMGKTVIAVDLNPLSRTARAASITIVDNVVRAMPALVEEVRELKKRPKNELQAILASYDNNQVLAEALDFIRDRLAEIASSMRGSSTR; encoded by the coding sequence TTGTACATTCCACCGAGCCACCCGAGGCGGGAGAGCCTGCTGATAAGGGAGAGGCTGGTCGAAGGCTTTAAGAGGGGGTACGTGGTCCCAGAGGGCTTAATAGCCCATGGTCGGGGCGAGTGTTTCGACTACCTGATAGGGGAGGAGACGAGGGAGTTCGCCCGTAAGGCTATAAGGGCCGCTGCCGCCGCGCTACTCCTAGCGAAGCACCCGGTCATATCCGTTAACGGTAACACGGCCGCTCTTGTCGCAGAGCACGTTGTAAGGCTCGCGGAAGAGGTCCTGGCGAGGATCGAGGTGAACCTCTTCTACAGAACACGCGAGAGAGAGGAGCTTATCGCCGGTGTCCTGAGAGAGGCTGGCGCACGAGAGGTGTTGGGGGTGGGCGAGGACGCCTCCGCGACCATACCGGAGCTGTTCAGCGAGAGAAGGAGGGTGAGCCCCAGGGGGATCCTCGTCGCGGACGTCGTGTTGGTGCCCCTCGAAGACGGGGACAGGACGGAGGCTCTTAGACGGATGGGTAAGACCGTCATCGCGGTCGACCTGAACCCGCTTTCGAGAACCGCGAGGGCGGCGAGCATAACGATCGTAGACAACGTTGTGAGGGCAATGCCCGCTCTAGTGGAGGAGGTGAGAGAGCTCAAGAAGAGGCCTAAAAACGAGCTACAGGCGATACTGGCCTCATACGACAACAACCAAGTGCTGGCGGAAGCCCTGGACTTCATAAGGGACAGGCTAGCCGAGATCGCGAGTAGTATGCGGGGCTCTAGCACTCGATAG
- a CDS encoding MBL fold metallo-hydrolase — translation MPAYSVEDHGSFQVVVGEVKPGVKVLKLVDGETKFFEALWEIPEGVSYNAYVVDYGQGVILVDGWKTGYGPLLVDKLRQLGVLDRLSHVVVNHMEPDHSGSLPEVLEAKKGVRVLGHPLTRKLIKDFYGLEPDFKPVADGERMSVGSLTLRFSHVPWLHWPETIVSQVEELGVLFTCDIFGSFGSHRAVALRELGEEQRREYYALARKYFADVVAHYRDFVVKASGKLKEAISSSELVAPGHGLVLDRAEASGLLDLYLDWSTSRGGKVLLLYASMYGHSEKLVVELSRRLKEEGVEVSLHGFNDKHRHHVSDIVNDALGAGLIVVVSTVYENSMFPLVKYTLELVAHKTGCGKVLFVDVHGWGGKGVEAKKLLESLGCPDVVVLELKPFEASTGAERVVQQVLGLARRPSRQGD, via the coding sequence GTGCCGGCTTACTCGGTGGAAGACCACGGGTCTTTCCAGGTGGTTGTAGGCGAGGTCAAGCCGGGCGTTAAGGTCCTTAAGCTGGTCGACGGCGAGACTAAGTTCTTCGAGGCCCTCTGGGAGATCCCCGAGGGTGTGTCCTACAACGCTTACGTTGTCGACTATGGGCAGGGCGTGATCCTCGTCGACGGTTGGAAGACCGGCTACGGGCCTCTCCTAGTCGACAAGCTGAGGCAGCTAGGCGTCCTCGACAGGCTTAGCCATGTAGTAGTCAACCACATGGAGCCAGACCACTCGGGCTCCCTCCCTGAAGTGCTCGAGGCTAAGAAGGGGGTGAGGGTCCTCGGCCACCCCCTGACCAGGAAGCTCATCAAGGACTTCTACGGGCTGGAGCCCGACTTCAAGCCGGTGGCCGACGGCGAGAGGATGTCGGTAGGCTCACTGACCCTGAGGTTCAGCCACGTCCCGTGGCTCCACTGGCCTGAGACCATCGTGTCGCAAGTAGAAGAGCTGGGCGTGCTCTTCACCTGCGACATCTTCGGCTCCTTCGGTTCCCACAGGGCCGTAGCTTTAAGGGAGCTCGGCGAGGAGCAGAGGAGAGAGTACTACGCCCTCGCACGCAAGTACTTCGCCGACGTCGTAGCCCACTACAGGGACTTCGTGGTGAAGGCGTCCGGTAAGCTAAAAGAGGCGATATCGTCGAGCGAGCTTGTGGCTCCCGGCCACGGACTCGTCCTAGATAGAGCGGAGGCAAGCGGTCTACTCGACCTATACCTGGACTGGTCTACTAGCAGAGGCGGTAAGGTCCTGCTTCTCTACGCCTCAATGTACGGGCACTCGGAGAAGCTAGTTGTAGAGCTGAGCCGGCGCCTCAAAGAAGAGGGCGTGGAGGTCAGCCTGCACGGTTTCAACGACAAGCACCGCCACCACGTCAGCGACATCGTCAACGACGCTCTCGGAGCCGGCCTAATTGTGGTCGTCTCAACCGTGTACGAGAATAGTATGTTTCCCCTCGTCAAGTACACGCTCGAGCTGGTGGCGCACAAGACAGGCTGCGGCAAGGTGCTTTTCGTAGACGTCCACGGCTGGGGAGGCAAAGGCGTCGAAGCCAAAAAGTTGTTGGAGTCGCTGGGGTGCCCCGACGTAGTAGTGCTTGAGCTAAAGCCCTTCGAGGCGTCGACAGGTGCCGAGAGAGTAGTCCAGCAAGTGCTGGGCCTCGCTAGGCGACCAAGCCGCCAGGGGGATTAA
- a CDS encoding alkaline phosphatase family protein: MRGSMVFNPYDSSMGPPSNSALYTTNRSVPAAYYVNVAEASGWTGSLPGLTVYKAWEASFTFGDETWYFYIVDTTGSGTPDRVAIVPRSKDLSNALAVLREGEWSKPLNTTLVYKGNTYVIAPLFKALNLSLTNFRVYRSLTRPFETATRWFSNRDVAWRVWNEVVTKTGMITDGDYFGLANGWYDEDTYMETVYFANRFFMEFTRWLIKNTDWNLLMTYTPIVDNVYHQFLGLTDPSMPYYDPKTAPKYVNYVKQAVKWADEFVQMILTEVDLSNTAVIVVSDHGQWPVAKLVYVNNILENAGLLKRSGGVVLLNETVAWYNGYNQVFINLKGREAGGIVDPSDYDSVVAKVMDALASVRDPVTQEPVFSVVMKKSEAAAFGLWGDRVGDVVISTKPGYAPLGGFSPTGSPFVDVVPLKTITANHQDLPYYPELYAVFAAVGAGVGHGVLGLVQSTSVAPTVAMLLGIQPPLNSTGTPLPITGPIYTIMVETKTETVTSYVTSTVTSWQTLTQTSTITQTSTTTWTSVSLVTVMEKYTDPLYVGSLMAIAVIGYVVVLLARRKIK, encoded by the coding sequence ATGAGGGGCTCGATGGTGTTCAACCCCTACGACTCCTCCATGGGCCCGCCGTCCAACTCGGCCCTCTACACGACCAACCGCTCGGTCCCTGCCGCCTACTACGTGAACGTGGCGGAGGCCTCCGGCTGGACCGGTAGTTTGCCTGGGCTCACCGTGTACAAGGCCTGGGAGGCTTCGTTCACGTTCGGCGACGAGACCTGGTACTTCTACATAGTAGACACCACCGGCTCGGGCACCCCCGACAGGGTCGCTATAGTCCCGAGGTCTAAGGACCTGAGTAACGCCCTGGCTGTCCTGCGAGAGGGGGAGTGGAGCAAGCCCTTGAACACAACCCTCGTCTACAAGGGGAACACATACGTTATAGCGCCGCTCTTCAAGGCCCTCAACCTCTCCTTGACAAACTTCAGAGTATACAGGAGCCTCACGAGGCCGTTTGAGACCGCAACTAGGTGGTTCAGCAATAGGGATGTTGCCTGGAGGGTTTGGAACGAGGTCGTGACGAAGACGGGTATGATAACGGACGGCGACTACTTCGGTCTTGCAAACGGCTGGTACGACGAGGACACCTACATGGAGACGGTTTACTTCGCGAACAGGTTCTTCATGGAGTTCACGAGGTGGCTTATCAAGAACACGGACTGGAATCTCCTGATGACCTACACCCCGATAGTAGACAACGTCTACCACCAGTTCCTCGGCCTTACAGACCCGAGCATGCCCTACTACGACCCGAAGACGGCTCCCAAGTACGTCAACTACGTGAAGCAGGCTGTGAAGTGGGCTGACGAGTTCGTACAAATGATACTCACGGAGGTCGACCTCTCGAACACGGCGGTCATCGTTGTGTCGGACCACGGCCAGTGGCCTGTGGCCAAGCTGGTGTACGTAAACAACATTCTCGAGAACGCCGGCCTCTTGAAGAGGAGTGGTGGAGTAGTCCTACTGAACGAGACGGTTGCGTGGTACAACGGGTACAACCAGGTATTCATCAACTTGAAGGGCAGGGAGGCAGGCGGGATCGTAGACCCGTCAGACTACGACAGCGTTGTCGCAAAGGTCATGGACGCCCTAGCCTCTGTCAGAGACCCCGTGACCCAGGAGCCGGTGTTCAGCGTGGTCATGAAGAAGAGCGAGGCAGCGGCCTTCGGTCTCTGGGGTGACAGAGTCGGGGACGTGGTTATCAGCACGAAGCCCGGCTACGCTCCATTGGGAGGCTTCTCCCCTACCGGGAGCCCGTTTGTCGACGTAGTCCCGCTGAAGACCATTACCGCTAACCACCAGGACCTGCCCTACTACCCCGAGCTCTACGCGGTCTTCGCCGCTGTGGGGGCCGGCGTCGGGCACGGCGTCCTCGGGCTGGTCCAGTCCACTAGCGTAGCGCCGACTGTTGCCATGTTACTCGGTATACAGCCACCGCTGAATTCTACTGGCACCCCTCTACCAATAACAGGCCCAATCTACACCATAATGGTGGAGACGAAGACTGAAACGGTCACCTCGTATGTAACGTCTACGGTCACCTCCTGGCAGACTCTAACACAGACAAGTACTATAACACAGACAAGCACTACAACCTGGACGTCTGTCAGCCTCGTGACCGTCATGGAGAAGTACACCGACCCATTGTACGTGGGGTCGTTGATGGCTATAGCGGTCATTGGGTACGTTGTCGTCCTCCTGGCTAGGAGGAAGATCAAATAG